A section of the Sphaerodactylus townsendi isolate TG3544 linkage group LG11, MPM_Stown_v2.3, whole genome shotgun sequence genome encodes:
- the BRD9 gene encoding bromodomain-containing protein 9, with protein MGKKHKKHKAEKAEWRSTPAPAVAAAAGPGGAAYDDYVDKPLEKPLKLVLKVGGSEVTELSGSGHDSSYYDDRSDHERERHKEKKKKKKKKSDREKEKHLDDEERRKRKEEKKRKREKELCDTEGETDDFDPGKKVEVDPPTDRPVRACRTQPAENESTPIQQLLEHFLRQLQRKDPHGFFAFPVTDAIAPGYSMIIKHPMDFGTMKDKIAANEYKSVTEFKADFKLMCDNAMTYNRPDTVYYKLAKKILHTGFKMMSKERLLALKRSMSFMQDMDFSQQAALLGDEDAAVEEPVPEVIPVHVETTKKSKKPSKEVISCIFEPEGNACSLTDSTAEEHVLALVEHAADEARDRINQCLPNSKIGYLKKNGDGSLVFSVVNPSDPELEEEETHPVDLSSLSSKLLPGFTALGFKDERRHKGH; from the exons ATGGGGAAGAAGCACAAGAAGCACAAGGCGGAGAAGGCGGAATGGAGGTCCACgcccgccccggccgtcgccgccgcCGCTGGGCCCGGCGGCGCCGCCTACGACG ATTATGTGGATAAGCCCTTGGAAAAGCCATTAAAGTTGGTGTTAAAAGTCGGAGGCAGCGAGGTGACTGAACTATCAGGATCGGGACACGATTCTAGTTATTACGATGACAGATCGGACCACGAGAGAGAGCGAcataaggaaaagaagaagaagaagaaaaagaagtcggacagagagaaggaaaagcaTCTTGACGATGAGGAGCGGCGGAAAAGAAAG gaagaaaagaaaagaaaacgagAGAAGGAACTGTGCGACACGGAGGGCGAGACAGATGATTTCGATCCTGGAAAAAAAGTAGAGGTTGATCCACCTACTGATCGCCCAGTCCGGGCCTGTAGAACTCAGCCTG CAGAAAACGAGAGCACGCCTATTCAGCAATTATTGGAACATTTTCTTCGCCAGTTACAAAG GAaagatccgcatggtttttttgCGTTCCCAGTCACAGATGCGATTGCTCCCGGCTATTCCATGATAATAAAGCACCCCATGGACTTTGGAACTATGAAAGATAAAATAGCAGCCAATGAATACAAGTCAGTAACGGAATTCAAG GCAGACTTCAAACTGATGTGCGACAACGCAATGACGTACAACAGACCCGACACTGTGTACTACAAGCTGGCCAAGAAGATCCTCCACACTGGCTTCAAGATGATGAGCAAA GAACGGCTGTTAGCTTTGAAGCGCAGCATGTCGTTTATGCAGGACATGGATTTTTCTCAGCAGGCGGCTCTCTTGGGCGACGAAGACGCGGCTGTCGAGGAGCCGGTGCCCGAAGTCATTCCCGTACACGTGGAGACGACCAAGAAATCCAAAAAGCCAAGCAAAGAAGTGATTAg TTGTATATTTGAACCGGAGGGAAACGCCTGCAGCTTGACGGACAGCACAGCGGAAGAACACGTCCTGGCGTTGGTAGAACATGCGGCGGATGAAGCTCGGGACAGGATCAACCAGTGTCTGCCAAACAGCAAG ATTGGCTACTTGAAAAAGAACGGGGATGGCTCTTTGGTCTTCAGCGTAGTCAATCCGTCAGATCCAGAGCTGGAAG AGGAGGAAACTCATCCagtggatctgagctctctatcAAGTAAATTATTGCCTGGTTTCACAGCGCTAGGGTTCAAAGATGAGAGAAGGCACAAAG GTCACTAA